The Pseudofrankia inefficax genome window below encodes:
- a CDS encoding aldo/keto reductase yields the protein MEERVLGRTGRAVSVVGLGTWQLGADWGAVDETSALDVLAAAVEQGVTLFDTADVYGDGRSEQLIGRFLREHPDSGVFVATKMGRRLAQVPENYVLANFRAWNDRSRRNLGVDRLDLVQLHCPPTSVITGDEVYDALDTMVAEGRIASYGVSVETVAEGLAAVGRPHVASVQIILNAFRRKPLEEFLPAARAAGVGVLARVPLASGLLSGRYDENTVFDPSDHRSFNRHGEAFDVGETFSGVDYATGVAAAREFAALSDHPARLALRWVIDQPGVTTVIPGARNRAQAVANAGAAASPPLDEATLAAVREIYDQRIRELVHNRW from the coding sequence ATGGAGGAGCGGGTTCTGGGGCGTACTGGCCGGGCGGTGTCCGTGGTCGGGCTCGGCACCTGGCAGCTGGGCGCGGACTGGGGTGCCGTCGACGAGACGAGCGCGCTCGACGTGCTGGCCGCCGCCGTCGAGCAGGGCGTCACCCTCTTCGACACCGCGGACGTGTACGGCGACGGCCGCAGCGAGCAGCTGATCGGCCGGTTCCTGCGGGAGCACCCGGACAGCGGGGTCTTCGTCGCCACCAAGATGGGCCGGCGGCTCGCGCAGGTGCCGGAGAACTACGTGCTCGCGAACTTCCGCGCCTGGAACGACCGGTCACGGCGCAACCTCGGCGTCGACCGGCTCGACCTGGTGCAGCTGCACTGCCCGCCGACGTCGGTGATCACCGGCGACGAGGTGTACGACGCCCTGGACACGATGGTCGCCGAGGGTCGGATCGCGAGCTACGGCGTGAGCGTCGAGACCGTGGCCGAGGGGCTCGCGGCGGTTGGCCGGCCCCACGTCGCCAGCGTCCAGATCATCCTGAACGCCTTCCGGCGCAAGCCGCTGGAGGAGTTCCTGCCGGCGGCGCGCGCCGCCGGGGTGGGCGTGCTCGCCCGCGTTCCGCTGGCCTCGGGCCTGCTGTCCGGCCGCTACGACGAGAACACCGTCTTCGACCCGTCCGACCACCGGTCCTTCAACCGGCACGGCGAGGCCTTCGACGTCGGCGAGACGTTCTCCGGGGTGGACTACGCGACGGGGGTCGCGGCGGCCCGGGAGTTCGCCGCGCTGTCGGATCATCCGGCCCGGCTCGCGCTGCGCTGGGTGATCGACCAGCCTGGCGTCACCACCGTCATCCCCGGGGCGCGCAACCGGGCGCAGGCGGTCGCCAACGCGGGTGCCGCCGCGTCGCCGCCGCTGGACGAGGCGACCCTGGCCGCCGTCCGCGAGATCTACGACCAGCGGATCCGCGAGCTCGTTCATAACCGCTGGTAA
- a CDS encoding TetR family transcriptional regulator codes for MSVETLVHRPNGWELRRERVARHLERTALTLFAQEAPQDVTIERIAAAAGISMRTFFRYFGSRDEVLAALPRTLTEILCNRVRDRPAHESLVEAFSAAVRETDAERGDEREADRELLLTWGLAVHRLPETVLLALARGAVSTAVSFQAAVCARLGVGPDDARAGAYAAALSGVVSYAFERWVARGGDDSLSDTLLDALATLPDLR; via the coding sequence ATGAGCGTCGAGACCCTGGTGCACCGTCCTAACGGATGGGAGCTGCGGCGTGAGCGGGTGGCCCGGCATCTGGAACGCACCGCGCTGACGCTGTTCGCCCAGGAGGCTCCGCAGGACGTCACGATCGAGCGGATCGCGGCGGCCGCGGGCATCTCGATGCGCACGTTCTTCCGCTACTTCGGCAGCCGTGACGAGGTGCTCGCCGCGCTGCCGCGAACCCTGACCGAGATCCTCTGCAACAGGGTCCGTGACCGGCCGGCGCACGAGTCGCTGGTCGAGGCGTTCTCGGCCGCGGTCCGGGAGACGGACGCGGAGCGAGGGGACGAGCGCGAGGCGGACCGGGAGCTGCTGCTGACCTGGGGCCTCGCCGTGCACCGCCTGCCGGAGACCGTGCTGCTGGCACTGGCCCGTGGCGCGGTGAGCACCGCGGTGTCGTTCCAGGCCGCGGTGTGCGCGCGGCTCGGGGTCGGGCCCGACGACGCCCGCGCCGGGGCGTACGCGGCCGCGCTCTCCGGCGTCGTCAGCTACGCGTTCGAGCGCTGGGTCGCCCGCGGCGGCGACGACTCGCTGTCCGACACCCTGCTCGACGCCCTCGCGACCCTGCCGGACCTGCGCTAG
- a CDS encoding nuclear transport factor 2 family protein has translation MGDPSATTTARRELAAPRDVAAGLWAALYARDWARLRGFFGPDSIYYDVPTTAAAAARGPEHIEARLKTALAGLSEYSHGTSRVVAEGNLVITEHEEHWGWPTGEKVTLPFVSVQRIEDGVIELWRDYWDLNTLLAAAPPGWQKAMAAGDLSWVFDATGLV, from the coding sequence ATGGGCGATCCGAGCGCGACGACGACGGCCCGGCGAGAGCTGGCGGCGCCACGGGACGTGGCGGCCGGGCTGTGGGCCGCGCTGTACGCCCGGGACTGGGCGCGGCTGCGGGGCTTCTTCGGCCCGGACTCGATCTACTACGACGTGCCGACCACCGCGGCGGCCGCCGCCCGAGGCCCCGAGCACATCGAGGCTCGGCTGAAAACCGCGCTGGCCGGCCTGTCCGAGTACAGCCACGGCACCTCGCGCGTGGTCGCCGAGGGCAACCTGGTCATCACCGAGCACGAGGAGCACTGGGGCTGGCCCACCGGGGAGAAGGTCACCCTGCCGTTCGTGTCCGTCCAGCGGATCGAGGACGGCGTGATCGAGTTGTGGCGGGACTACTGGGACCTGAACACGCTGCTGGCCGCGGCACCGCCCGGCTGGCAGAAGGCGATGGCCGCCGGCGACCTGTCCTGGGTCTTCGACGCCACCGGCCTGGTCTGA
- a CDS encoding cytochrome P450, whose amino-acid sequence MTAPTVRPDLNLLDGRFYAGDQGDPHAAYAWLRANEPVFFDERSGLWGVASYAAVLEAEKQPHRFSSANGSRPGTGAFPHMIDMDDPEHTKRRKLVNRGFTPRRVQSRHDYLVELCDLLIDAVCEAGECDFVRDLAAPLPMIVIGDMLGVAPEDRARLLRWSDAMLSALDTNPSPEAVAESAEAFAGWHEHITSAVERRRSAPTDDLVSVLVHAEVDGDRLTDREVHSESLLILIGGDETTRHVISGGMAALLAHPDQRDLLVAEPERIPTAVEEMLRWVSPIKNMCRTVVADETWYGADLTAGQQLLLLYESANFDDAHFTDPERFDVTRAPNDHLAFGFGTHFCLGNQLARHELTVMFTRLLARLPDMELATGEPLRRRPANFVSGIEAMPVRFTPASPASRSR is encoded by the coding sequence ATGACCGCACCGACCGTCCGGCCCGACCTCAACCTGCTCGACGGCCGGTTCTACGCCGGTGACCAGGGCGACCCACACGCGGCGTATGCCTGGTTACGGGCGAACGAGCCGGTGTTCTTCGACGAGCGCAGCGGGCTGTGGGGCGTCGCGAGCTATGCGGCCGTCCTGGAGGCCGAGAAACAGCCGCACCGCTTCTCCAGCGCGAACGGCTCCCGTCCCGGCACCGGCGCGTTTCCCCACATGATCGATATGGATGACCCCGAGCACACCAAGCGACGCAAGCTGGTCAACCGGGGGTTCACCCCGCGCCGGGTGCAGTCGCGGCACGACTACCTCGTCGAGCTGTGCGACCTGCTCATCGACGCCGTCTGCGAGGCGGGGGAGTGCGACTTCGTCCGCGACCTCGCCGCCCCGCTCCCGATGATCGTGATCGGGGACATGCTGGGCGTCGCCCCCGAGGACCGGGCCCGGCTGCTGCGCTGGTCGGACGCCATGCTGTCCGCGCTGGACACGAACCCGTCGCCCGAGGCGGTCGCCGAGTCGGCCGAGGCCTTCGCGGGCTGGCACGAGCACATCACCTCGGCGGTCGAGCGGCGCAGGTCGGCGCCGACGGACGACCTGGTCAGCGTCCTAGTGCACGCCGAGGTCGACGGCGACCGGCTCACCGACCGTGAGGTCCACAGCGAGTCGCTGCTGATCCTCATCGGCGGCGACGAGACGACGCGACACGTGATCTCGGGCGGGATGGCGGCGCTGCTGGCGCACCCCGACCAGCGCGACCTGCTCGTGGCCGAGCCCGAGCGCATCCCCACGGCGGTGGAGGAGATGCTGCGCTGGGTCTCCCCGATCAAGAACATGTGCCGCACGGTCGTCGCGGACGAGACCTGGTACGGCGCCGACCTGACGGCCGGGCAGCAGCTGCTGCTGCTCTACGAGTCGGCCAACTTCGACGACGCGCACTTCACCGACCCGGAGCGCTTCGACGTCACCCGCGCGCCCAACGACCACCTGGCCTTCGGCTTCGGCACCCACTTCTGCCTCGGCAACCAGCTCGCCCGCCACGAGCTGACCGTGATGTTCACCCGGCTGCTGGCCCGCCTCCCCGACATGGAGCTGGCCACCGGCGAGCCACTGCGGCGCCGGCCGGCCAACTTCGTCTCGGGCATCGAGGCGATGCCCGTCCGCTTCACCCCGGCGAGCCCTGCCAGCCGGTCCCGGTAA
- a CDS encoding nuclear transport factor 2 family protein, which translates to MADAEELLPADQLAITGLLARYCVLLDLVDVDGWVGLFTTDAGFDIDGRTYRGHDGLRRLMRTAQRGTHLANPPVIEAVGPDRVRTTRNALFVNRHSAALRHTLYRDEVVRTADGWRIQSVVCRFVTGDGLVTWPEPGCESPVHGIDIPDWADA; encoded by the coding sequence GTGGCTGATGCCGAGGAACTGCTGCCGGCGGACCAGCTGGCCATCACGGGCCTGCTGGCGAGGTACTGCGTCCTGCTCGACCTCGTCGACGTCGACGGCTGGGTGGGGCTGTTCACCACGGATGCGGGCTTCGACATCGACGGGCGGACCTACCGCGGCCATGACGGACTGCGCAGGCTGATGCGGACCGCGCAACGCGGAACGCATCTGGCCAATCCGCCGGTCATCGAGGCGGTCGGCCCCGACCGGGTCCGCACCACCCGCAATGCCCTGTTCGTGAACCGGCACAGCGCCGCGCTCCGCCACACGCTCTATCGCGACGAGGTGGTCCGGACGGCCGACGGCTGGCGCATCCAGTCGGTGGTCTGCCGTTTCGTCACCGGCGACGGCCTTGTCACGTGGCCGGAGCCTGGCTGTGAGTCGCCGGTCCACGGCATCGACATCCCCGACTGGGCGGACGCCTGA
- a CDS encoding GlsB/YeaQ/YmgE family stress response membrane protein, whose product MFQIIWIIIAGLIIGALARLVLRGRQNLPIWLTIVAGIIGALIGNVIASAIGVGHTGGVDWIRHILQIAVAAGAILILQPIWRGSRR is encoded by the coding sequence ATGTTCCAAATCATCTGGATCATCATCGCGGGTCTGATCATCGGAGCACTCGCCCGGCTCGTCCTGCGTGGACGCCAGAATCTCCCGATCTGGCTGACGATCGTCGCCGGCATCATCGGCGCCCTGATCGGCAACGTGATCGCGAGCGCCATCGGCGTCGGGCACACCGGCGGTGTCGACTGGATCCGCCACATCCTCCAGATCGCGGTGGCGGCTGGCGCCATCCTCATTCTCCAGCCCATCTGGCGGGGCTCGCGCCGCTGA
- the pabB gene encoding aminodeoxychorismate synthase component I — MSSQGATARFDDLRAGVAWELGPPAFVLETSRPDDVAPLLAELDRATADGWWAYGFLAYEAAAGLDPVLAVGGGVDGLPLAWFGVCAAPTVVPPVRPAGAGVYRIGHCELAWDEDTHRGRVEAVRRHIAAGETYQANLTTRLTAEIAGDPRALYADLALGQRGAYNAFVDAGRFVVASASPELFFEVRGRDVRTRPMKGTAGRAGTPEADAAVLAALRSSEKERAENIMIVDLLRNDLARVAVTGGVRVRSLCRVERFETVYQLTSEVTARLRPDAGLVDVFRALFPCGSVTGAPKPRTMEIIRELEDGPRGVYCGAIGLVAPPSARFQARFSVPIRTAVLDRATGRADYGTGGGITWDSEPTTEYAELRTKAKVLTRLTRPALSPAP, encoded by the coding sequence ATGTCCAGCCAGGGCGCTACCGCCAGGTTCGACGACCTGCGGGCCGGGGTGGCCTGGGAGCTCGGACCGCCCGCCTTCGTCCTCGAGACGAGCCGGCCCGACGACGTCGCGCCGCTGCTGGCCGAGCTGGACCGGGCCACCGCCGATGGCTGGTGGGCCTACGGCTTCCTCGCCTACGAGGCCGCGGCCGGTCTGGACCCGGTGCTCGCGGTGGGCGGGGGAGTGGACGGGCTGCCGCTGGCATGGTTCGGCGTCTGCGCCGCGCCCACCGTCGTCCCGCCGGTGCGGCCGGCCGGCGCCGGCGTCTACCGGATCGGCCACTGCGAGCTGGCCTGGGACGAGGACACCCACCGGGGCCGGGTCGAGGCCGTCCGCCGTCACATCGCCGCCGGCGAGACCTACCAGGCGAACCTGACCACCCGGCTGACCGCCGAGATCGCCGGGGATCCGCGCGCGCTGTACGCCGACCTGGCGCTCGGTCAGCGCGGCGCCTACAACGCGTTCGTCGACGCTGGCCGCTTCGTGGTCGCGAGCGCGAGCCCCGAGCTGTTCTTCGAGGTCCGCGGCCGCGACGTCCGTACCCGGCCGATGAAGGGCACCGCCGGCCGGGCCGGGACCCCCGAGGCGGACGCGGCGGTCCTCGCGGCCCTGCGGTCCAGCGAGAAGGAACGCGCCGAGAACATCATGATCGTCGACCTGCTGCGCAACGATCTGGCCAGGGTCGCCGTGACCGGCGGGGTGCGGGTGAGGTCCCTGTGCCGCGTCGAGCGGTTCGAGACCGTGTATCAGCTGACCTCCGAGGTCACCGCGCGGCTGCGGCCGGATGCCGGGCTGGTCGACGTCTTCCGGGCGCTGTTCCCCTGTGGCTCGGTGACCGGCGCGCCCAAGCCGCGCACGATGGAGATCATCCGTGAGCTGGAGGACGGCCCGCGCGGGGTGTACTGCGGTGCCATCGGGCTGGTCGCCCCGCCGAGTGCCCGGTTCCAGGCCCGGTTCAGCGTCCCCATCCGCACCGCCGTCCTCGACCGGGCCACCGGCCGCGCCGACTACGGCACCGGCGGCGGCATCACCTGGGACTCGGAGCCGACCACGGAATACGCCGAGCTGCGCACCAAGGCGAAGGTTCTGACCCGCCTGACCCGCCCGGCGCTCTCGCCCGCGCCGTAG
- a CDS encoding bifunctional 5,10-methylenetetrahydrofolate dehydrogenase/5,10-methenyltetrahydrofolate cyclohydrolase, translated as MTAQILDGRAQSAAILDRVTTQVAAFVAAHGRVPVLATVLVGDDPASHTYVRMKANRCAKVGMQSRRLDLDASISTETLVEKIRELSADPEVDGILLQHPVPDHIDERAAFEAIAPAKDVDGVTRTSFAMMAFDEGGFHSATPGGIMALLDAYDIPLAGRHAVVVGRSPILGKPVGMLLLARNATVTYCHSRTTDLADHVARADVVVAAVGRPALIRGEWIKPGAVVVDAGYADNSGDVEYEPAAERASYITPVPGGVGPMTIAVLIDQTMKAAQARETARAARLGLTAATTGPE; from the coding sequence GTGACCGCGCAGATCCTCGACGGCCGCGCCCAGTCGGCGGCGATCCTCGACCGGGTCACGACGCAGGTCGCCGCGTTCGTGGCCGCGCACGGCCGCGTCCCGGTGCTCGCGACCGTGCTCGTCGGTGACGACCCGGCCTCGCACACCTACGTCCGGATGAAGGCCAACCGCTGCGCCAAGGTGGGCATGCAGTCGCGCCGCCTGGACCTGGACGCGTCGATCTCGACCGAGACCCTGGTCGAGAAGATCCGGGAGCTGTCCGCCGACCCGGAGGTCGACGGCATCCTGCTGCAGCACCCGGTGCCCGACCACATCGACGAGCGCGCCGCGTTCGAGGCGATCGCACCGGCCAAGGACGTCGACGGCGTCACCCGTACCTCGTTCGCGATGATGGCCTTCGACGAGGGCGGGTTCCACTCGGCCACCCCCGGCGGGATCATGGCCCTGCTCGACGCCTACGACATCCCGCTGGCCGGCCGGCACGCGGTCGTCGTCGGGCGCAGCCCGATCCTCGGCAAGCCGGTCGGCATGCTGCTGCTGGCCCGCAACGCGACCGTCACCTACTGCCACTCGCGCACCACCGACCTGGCCGACCATGTCGCCCGCGCTGACGTGGTCGTCGCCGCCGTCGGCCGCCCCGCGCTCATCCGAGGCGAGTGGATCAAGCCGGGCGCTGTCGTCGTCGACGCCGGCTACGCCGACAACAGCGGCGACGTCGAATACGAACCGGCCGCCGAGCGGGCCTCCTACATCACCCCGGTGCCCGGCGGCGTCGGCCCGATGACGATCGCCGTCCTGATCGACCAGACGATGAAGGCCGCCCAGGCCCGCGAGACCGCCCGCGCCGCCCGCCTGGGCCTCACCGCCGCCACCACCGGCCCGGAGTAG
- a CDS encoding MFS transporter — MVLAGFRPAVPRRLVGASGRWDEEGGTIRAASNRDRWSVWFSYYLFVIFGIGLGATGVLLPAQMRDYGVDQATIGATFVANSVGFVVASAVVGPLGHRFGMRRMILAASVVLGGAYLLSASRPPLAVLVLASFVVGSASGSCEGVLNAYVAGLPSATAVMNRLHAYFGVGALLGPLAAAGLLTVADWPAVMLIMAGLALPPAAVGWLTFPARDVDPLLVAHPGAVVASQAAGVDGVAPVAMSRSGRHALLAVVRQPLVLWAGAMLCVYVGLEQGIGNWGYTYLVDARSVSGLLAGYTASGYWFGLTVGRFAATPATTRLRLSATQILSVCMVGTTVSCALLWAAPATAGLASLSFVPLGFFLGPVYPTTMSIMHRLTDAHLVPTAIGALGAGGVAGGALFPWLMGTVIQLVGPWTLPPVALMLAVLQYALWRVLGRRLAGSGRPGGTSTAVGLSNGKVGRFVPNPARD; from the coding sequence CTGGTCCTGGCCGGTTTCCGGCCAGCCGTCCCGCGTCGCCTCGTCGGAGCCTCCGGCCGGTGGGACGAAGAGGGGGGCACCATTCGCGCGGCCTCGAACCGGGACCGCTGGTCGGTCTGGTTCTCCTACTACCTGTTCGTCATCTTCGGCATCGGGCTCGGGGCGACCGGGGTGCTGCTGCCCGCGCAGATGCGCGACTACGGGGTGGACCAGGCGACGATCGGCGCGACGTTCGTCGCCAACTCCGTGGGGTTCGTGGTGGCCAGCGCCGTGGTCGGGCCGCTCGGCCACCGGTTCGGCATGCGGCGGATGATCCTGGCCGCGAGCGTCGTCCTCGGCGGGGCCTACCTGCTGTCCGCCAGTCGGCCGCCGTTGGCGGTGCTCGTCCTGGCCAGCTTCGTGGTCGGTTCGGCGTCCGGCTCCTGTGAGGGCGTGCTCAACGCGTACGTCGCCGGGCTGCCATCGGCCACGGCGGTCATGAACCGGCTGCACGCGTATTTCGGCGTCGGGGCGCTGCTCGGCCCGCTGGCCGCGGCCGGCCTGTTGACCGTGGCCGACTGGCCCGCGGTCATGCTGATCATGGCTGGCCTCGCGCTGCCTCCCGCGGCCGTCGGCTGGCTCACCTTCCCCGCCCGTGACGTCGATCCGCTGCTGGTCGCCCACCCCGGCGCCGTCGTCGCCAGCCAGGCGGCCGGTGTGGACGGGGTCGCTCCCGTCGCGATGAGCCGCAGCGGCCGGCACGCGCTGCTCGCCGTCGTGCGCCAGCCCCTCGTGCTGTGGGCCGGCGCGATGCTCTGCGTCTACGTCGGCCTGGAACAGGGCATCGGGAACTGGGGCTATACGTACCTCGTCGACGCCCGGTCGGTGTCCGGGCTGCTTGCCGGCTACACAGCGAGCGGCTACTGGTTCGGTCTGACCGTCGGCCGGTTCGCGGCCACTCCGGCGACCACCCGGCTTCGGCTGTCGGCGACCCAGATCCTGTCGGTCTGCATGGTCGGGACGACGGTGAGCTGCGCGTTGCTGTGGGCGGCCCCCGCCACCGCGGGCCTGGCCAGCCTGAGCTTCGTCCCGTTGGGGTTCTTCCTAGGCCCGGTCTACCCGACCACGATGTCGATCATGCACAGGCTGACCGATGCCCACCTGGTGCCGACCGCGATCGGCGCGCTGGGCGCCGGCGGGGTGGCCGGCGGCGCCCTGTTCCCGTGGCTGATGGGCACGGTCATCCAGTTGGTCGGGCCGTGGACGCTGCCTCCGGTCGCGCTGATGCTGGCGGTGCTGCAGTACGCGCTCTGGCGGGTGTTGGGGCGCCGGCTCGCCGGGTCGGGCCGGCCGGGCGGCACCAGCACCGCCGTCGGCCTGTCGAACGGCAAGGTCGGGCGCTTCGTGCCGAACCCGGCCCGGGACTGA
- a CDS encoding AraC family transcriptional regulator: MSVSARSARNPAETANLAAPVTVPDHTGTLRIDGAALPSEVDLIGVHIGAIDLRRGGDALGGGYMYEGERLVTPWHSHDLHQIEYAMSGVVEVETAGGRYLLPPQQAAWLPAGLSHQATMNTAVRTVSVMFDPRIVPRPGDRARIVAVSPLIREMILYALRWPIARTESDDVSDGFFRTLAHLVAEAIDHEAPLSLPTSADPLVAAAMAHTRENLGTVTAATVSRAIGVSERTLRRQFAAELGMSWRAYLLQARLLRAMALLAEPGPSVLDVSLAVGFENVSAFARAFALRVGETPSAYRRRVAADPKPIGGPAPREPLPAG; this comes from the coding sequence ATGTCCGTCTCCGCACGTTCGGCCAGGAACCCCGCAGAAACGGCCAACCTCGCCGCCCCCGTCACTGTGCCGGACCACACCGGAACGCTGCGGATCGACGGGGCCGCGCTCCCCAGCGAGGTCGACCTGATCGGCGTCCACATCGGCGCGATCGACCTGCGCCGCGGCGGCGACGCTCTCGGCGGCGGCTACATGTACGAGGGCGAACGGCTCGTCACCCCGTGGCACTCGCATGACCTGCACCAGATCGAGTACGCCATGTCCGGGGTCGTGGAGGTCGAGACCGCCGGCGGCCGCTACCTGCTGCCGCCCCAGCAGGCGGCCTGGCTCCCGGCCGGCCTCTCCCACCAGGCGACGATGAACACGGCCGTGCGGACCGTGTCGGTGATGTTCGACCCGCGCATCGTCCCCCGGCCCGGCGACCGGGCCCGGATCGTCGCGGTCTCGCCGCTGATCCGGGAGATGATCCTCTACGCGCTGCGCTGGCCGATCGCGCGGACCGAGAGTGACGACGTCTCCGACGGCTTCTTCCGCACCCTCGCGCACCTGGTGGCCGAGGCGATCGACCACGAGGCCCCGCTGAGCCTGCCGACCTCGGCGGACCCGCTCGTCGCGGCGGCGATGGCCCACACTCGGGAGAACCTCGGCACCGTCACCGCGGCCACGGTGAGCCGGGCGATCGGGGTGTCGGAGCGGACGCTGCGCCGCCAGTTCGCCGCCGAGCTGGGCATGTCCTGGCGGGCCTACCTGCTGCAGGCTCGGCTGCTGCGCGCGATGGCGCTGCTCGCCGAGCCGGGGCCGTCGGTGCTGGACGTGTCGCTCGCGGTCGGCTTCGAGAACGTCAGCGCCTTCGCGCGGGCCTTCGCCCTGCGGGTGGGCGAGACCCCGTCGGCCTACCGCCGCCGCGTCGCCGCCGATCCGAAGCCGATCGGCGGTCCAGCGCCACGGGAGCCACTGCCGGCCGGGTAA
- a CDS encoding amidohydrolase family protein — translation MNIEDMVLVSIDDHVVEPPDMFDGRVPAKWADLAPSVVKGEDGIERWIYRGRPTGVSGLNAVVSWPAEEWDKNPASFAEMRPGAYDIHDRVRDMDRNGILASMCFPTFTGFSAGHLTHYKDEITVAMIEAYNDWHIDGWAASYPGRFIPIALVPTWDPQLMVAEIKRVAAKGCRAVTMPEQPHLEGLPSYHDLEYWGPVFQAMSDTGLVWCLHIGQGFGAIKGAPDAPIDNLIILACQISALAAQDVLWGPAMRTYPDLKFAFSEGGIGWIPFYLDRCDRHYTNQRWLRRDFGGKLPSEVFREHTLACYVTDPTTLKLRNEIGIDNIAWECDYPHSDSIWPTAPEFVLNELNGAGATDQEIDKITWQNASRFFNWDPFAVIPKEKATVGALRATATDVETATVPRAEWARRYAEKHGLAA, via the coding sequence ATGAACATCGAGGACATGGTCCTGGTGAGCATCGACGACCACGTCGTCGAGCCGCCCGACATGTTCGACGGCCGCGTGCCGGCGAAGTGGGCCGACCTTGCGCCCAGCGTGGTCAAGGGTGAGGACGGCATCGAGCGGTGGATCTACCGCGGCCGCCCGACCGGCGTCTCCGGCCTGAACGCCGTCGTCTCCTGGCCCGCGGAGGAGTGGGACAAGAACCCGGCGAGCTTCGCCGAGATGCGCCCGGGCGCCTACGACATCCACGACCGGGTCCGCGACATGGACCGCAACGGCATCCTCGCGTCGATGTGCTTCCCGACCTTCACGGGCTTCTCCGCCGGTCATCTCACCCATTACAAGGACGAGATCACCGTCGCGATGATCGAGGCCTACAACGACTGGCACATCGACGGCTGGGCGGCCTCCTACCCGGGCCGGTTCATCCCGATCGCGCTCGTCCCCACCTGGGACCCGCAGCTGATGGTGGCCGAGATCAAGCGGGTGGCGGCGAAGGGCTGCCGGGCGGTCACCATGCCCGAGCAGCCTCACCTCGAAGGCCTGCCGAGCTACCACGACCTCGAGTACTGGGGCCCCGTGTTCCAGGCGATGTCGGACACCGGCCTGGTCTGGTGCCTGCACATCGGCCAGGGCTTCGGCGCGATCAAGGGCGCCCCGGACGCCCCGATCGACAACCTGATCATCCTGGCCTGCCAGATCTCGGCGCTGGCCGCGCAGGACGTCCTGTGGGGCCCGGCGATGCGCACCTACCCGGACCTGAAGTTCGCCTTCTCCGAGGGCGGCATCGGCTGGATCCCGTTCTACCTGGACCGGTGCGACCGGCACTACACCAACCAGCGCTGGCTGCGCCGCGACTTCGGCGGCAAGCTGCCCAGCGAGGTGTTCCGCGAGCACACGCTGGCCTGCTACGTCACCGACCCGACGACGCTGAAGCTGCGCAACGAGATCGGCATCGACAACATCGCCTGGGAGTGCGACTACCCGCACTCCGACTCGATCTGGCCGACCGCTCCCGAGTTCGTCCTCAACGAGCTGAACGGGGCCGGGGCGACGGACCAGGAGATCGACAAGATCACCTGGCAGAACGCCAGCCGGTTCTTCAACTGGGACCCGTTCGCCGTGATCCCGAAGGAGAAGGCGACGGTCGGCGCCCTGCGCGCCACCGCGACGGACGTCGAGACGGCTACCGTCCCCCGCGCCGAGTGGGCTCGCCGCTACGCC